The following proteins are co-located in the Desulfoscipio sp. XC116 genome:
- the spoIID gene encoding stage II sporulation protein D codes for MRRIFIITLMLALLLALGLPWVAQRMMEPRVREEGTIVRLYRHETDSVELISLEDYVTGVVAAEMPAVFPSEALKAQAVAARTYIVKRMVAGGLVNSCHEGADTCDDPSHAQGFLTREAMKERWGALKYYQYYYKIRMAVDDTEGEIITYQGRPIDPVFHASCGGHTENAEDVWKFDVPYLRGVDCPYETDPEPVRQMSIAKNQVEKALGIDLQSVSVAAGRDQIIKVVESTATGRPKVLLINDRRISASEVRQKLGLRSTDFSWQFKDDQVIFETVGYGHGVGMCQYGARGLAEHGHDYKQIINHYYTGVQINNINDN; via the coding sequence ATGCGTAGAATATTTATAATTACGTTGATGCTGGCATTGCTGCTGGCATTGGGGCTGCCCTGGGTGGCGCAGCGAATGATGGAGCCAAGGGTACGTGAAGAAGGTACTATTGTGCGGCTGTACAGGCATGAAACGGATAGCGTTGAACTAATATCACTGGAGGATTATGTTACGGGTGTGGTGGCTGCCGAAATGCCCGCGGTATTTCCCTCTGAAGCATTAAAAGCGCAAGCGGTGGCGGCCCGGACTTATATTGTCAAGCGTATGGTGGCGGGCGGGCTGGTGAATAGCTGCCATGAGGGCGCGGATACCTGCGATGACCCCAGTCATGCCCAGGGGTTTTTAACAAGGGAGGCGATGAAAGAACGTTGGGGTGCGCTAAAATACTATCAATATTATTATAAAATACGAATGGCCGTGGATGATACGGAAGGTGAAATTATTACCTATCAGGGGCGGCCGATTGACCCTGTGTTTCATGCTTCCTGTGGCGGGCATACCGAAAATGCCGAGGATGTATGGAAGTTTGATGTGCCTTACTTGCGCGGCGTAGACTGTCCTTATGAAACCGATCCCGAACCGGTTCGCCAGATGAGCATAGCGAAGAATCAGGTGGAAAAAGCATTGGGTATAGACCTGCAGTCCGTTTCGGTTGCCGCCGGCCGGGATCAAATTATCAAGGTGGTTGAAAGCACGGCCACCGGCAGACCTAAAGTCTTATTGATCAATGACCGGCGCATATCCGCCTCGGAAGTGCGACAAAAGTTAGGTTTGCGTTCTACTGATTTTTCCTGGCAGTTTAAGGACGACCAAGTTATTTTTGAAACAGTTGGCTACGGACATGGTGTGGGTATGTGTCAGTACGGCGCTCGTGGCTTGGCGGAACATGGTCATGATTATAAACAAATAATTAATCATTATTATACAGGTGTTCAGATTAACAATATCAACGATAATTAA
- the murA gene encoding UDP-N-acetylglucosamine 1-carboxyvinyltransferase codes for MEKLFIRGGKPLSGTVRVSGSKNAVLPIIAACLLSTSPCILEDIPDLADVHTICLVLRHLGARIERSGAALTIYPPEKPNTEAPYEFVRQMRASFLVMGPLLARAGLAAISLPGGCAIGSRPVDLHLKGLQMLGARIEHGYGSIRAEAARGGLRGNRVYLDFPSVGATENIIMGAVLAEGQTIIENAAEEPEVVDLANFLCAMGAKIKGAGTKIIKITGVRDLQGATHTVIPDRIEAGTYLVAAAITGGNVLVENVIADHVKPVLAKLMEMGIAVYEERDGLRVIGRKEYCATDVKTMPYPGFPTDMQPQIMALMTCAKGTGIITETVFENRFMHVSELKRMGARIKTAGRNAVIQGPAALSGAPVKATDLRAGAALVLAGLCAQGITEISNVHHIERGYENLLEKLQSLGAEIWQA; via the coding sequence GTGGAAAAACTGTTTATCCGGGGCGGCAAGCCTCTGTCCGGCACAGTACGGGTCAGCGGATCCAAAAATGCGGTACTGCCCATTATTGCGGCCTGCTTGCTGTCCACATCCCCGTGTATTCTGGAAGATATACCCGATCTGGCCGACGTTCATACAATTTGCCTTGTGCTGCGGCATCTGGGTGCTCGCATAGAACGCAGCGGCGCGGCACTAACAATTTATCCGCCGGAGAAGCCCAATACAGAGGCGCCATACGAGTTTGTCCGCCAAATGCGGGCATCGTTTCTGGTGATGGGACCGCTGCTGGCCCGTGCCGGCCTGGCGGCCATATCATTGCCCGGCGGCTGTGCCATAGGCAGCAGGCCTGTTGACCTTCATTTAAAGGGTCTGCAGATGTTGGGAGCTCGTATTGAACATGGCTATGGCAGTATTCGTGCCGAGGCCGCAAGAGGTGGATTGCGGGGCAACCGTGTCTACCTGGATTTTCCCAGCGTGGGTGCTACGGAAAACATTATTATGGGCGCCGTACTTGCCGAAGGGCAAACTATAATAGAAAATGCCGCTGAAGAACCGGAAGTAGTTGATTTAGCAAATTTTTTATGTGCTATGGGAGCGAAAATCAAGGGCGCCGGTACCAAAATAATAAAAATAACAGGCGTGCGGGATCTGCAAGGTGCTACTCATACCGTAATACCCGATCGTATTGAAGCAGGCACCTACCTGGTGGCCGCGGCAATTACCGGCGGTAATGTTCTGGTAGAAAATGTTATTGCCGATCATGTTAAGCCGGTTCTGGCCAAGTTGATGGAGATGGGCATAGCCGTTTATGAAGAACGCGATGGATTGCGGGTTATTGGCAGAAAAGAATATTGTGCGACAGATGTCAAAACCATGCCCTACCCCGGTTTTCCCACCGACATGCAGCCTCAGATCATGGCGCTTATGACTTGTGCCAAAGGTACCGGCATCATTACGGAAACAGTATTTGAAAACCGGTTTATGCATGTCAGTGAACTGAAACGCATGGGCGCGCGTATTAAAACGGCGGGCCGCAATGCGGTCATTCAGGGGCCGGCCGCACTGAGCGGGGCGCCTGTAAAAGCTACCGACTTGCGTGCCGGAGCGGCTTTGGTATTGGCCGGACTATGTGCGCAAGGTATCACAGAAATAAGCAACGTTCACCATATCGAACGAGGGTATGAAAATCTGCTGGAAAAACTCCAAAGCCTGGGTGCTGAAATATGGCAGGCTTAA
- a CDS encoding F0F1 ATP synthase subunit epsilon, with translation MAEEKLQRLEVVTPQKKTYSQDIRFVVLPGTEGELGILPEHAPLVSALKIGLVRVQHEGKVLKIAVSGGFAEVRNSKVTVLANAAEREDQINVQRAQAAKERAEQRLSAPGSDVDTARAEAALKRALNRLKAGGQA, from the coding sequence ATGGCGGAAGAAAAACTGCAGCGGTTGGAAGTTGTCACACCCCAAAAAAAGACATACAGTCAGGATATTCGGTTTGTAGTACTGCCCGGCACAGAAGGCGAACTGGGTATTTTGCCCGAGCATGCCCCGCTGGTCAGTGCGCTTAAAATCGGCCTGGTTCGTGTGCAGCACGAAGGAAAAGTATTAAAGATAGCCGTCAGCGGCGGCTTTGCCGAGGTGCGCAACAGTAAAGTAACCGTTTTGGCCAACGCCGCCGAGCGGGAAGACCAAATCAATGTTCAGCGCGCCCAAGCCGCCAAAGAACGTGCCGAACAGCGCCTGTCCGCCCCAGGCTCGGACGTAGACACAGCCCGGGCCGAGGCCGCCCTGAAAAGAGCGCTCAACCGCCTCAAAGCAGGGGGTCAGGCTTAA
- the atpD gene encoding F0F1 ATP synthase subunit beta — MANVGEVVQVIGVVVDIRFPPGQVPDIYNAVKITSEKEDVFGRKMDLTLEVAQHLGNNIVRSVAMSTTDGLVRGMHAVDLGKPISVPVGNPVLGRMVDVLGRPIDGKGEIKSEGEYPIHRPAPLLVDQSTKAEQLETGIKVIDLMVPFLKGGKVGMFGGAGVGKTVIVMELINNIASQHGGISVFAGVGERTREGNDLYHEMTESGVMPKTTMVFGQMNEPPGVRLRVALTGLCMAEYFRDELGSDTLLFIDNIFRFTQAGSEVSALLGRMPSAVGYQPTLATEMGQMQERITSTKQGSVTSVQAVYVPADDLTDPAPATTFAHLDATVVLSRQISELGIYPAVDPLDSTSRIMDPNIVGQEHYETARGVQLVLQRYKELQDIIAILGMEELSDDDKMTVARARKLQRFLSQPFHVAETFTGYPGAYVSLKDSIRGFQEILDGKHDELPEDAFYMVGTIEEAVAKAKGMAGEGA; from the coding sequence ATGGCTAACGTAGGTGAAGTAGTACAGGTCATTGGCGTGGTGGTGGACATTCGTTTTCCGCCCGGCCAGGTGCCTGATATTTATAACGCTGTTAAAATAACCAGCGAAAAAGAAGACGTATTCGGCAGAAAAATGGATCTTACCTTGGAAGTTGCCCAGCACTTGGGCAATAATATAGTCCGTTCCGTGGCCATGTCCACCACCGATGGTTTGGTGCGCGGCATGCATGCGGTAGATCTGGGCAAACCCATCAGCGTGCCTGTGGGCAACCCGGTGCTTGGCCGCATGGTGGACGTGTTGGGCAGGCCCATTGACGGTAAGGGTGAGATTAAGAGTGAGGGCGAATACCCCATTCACCGTCCGGCTCCCCTGCTGGTGGACCAGTCCACCAAGGCGGAGCAGCTGGAAACCGGCATCAAGGTTATCGACCTGATGGTGCCCTTCCTCAAGGGTGGTAAGGTAGGTATGTTCGGTGGCGCCGGTGTGGGCAAAACCGTTATCGTTATGGAGCTCATTAACAATATTGCCAGCCAGCACGGTGGTATTTCGGTGTTTGCCGGCGTGGGTGAGCGTACCCGTGAAGGAAACGACCTTTATCATGAAATGACTGAATCCGGTGTTATGCCGAAAACCACCATGGTGTTCGGCCAGATGAACGAGCCCCCCGGGGTGCGTCTCCGGGTTGCCCTGACCGGTCTTTGCATGGCTGAGTACTTCAGGGACGAGCTGGGTTCCGATACACTGCTGTTTATTGATAATATTTTCCGTTTCACCCAGGCCGGTTCCGAGGTTTCGGCTCTGTTGGGCCGGATGCCCTCCGCCGTGGGTTACCAGCCGACATTGGCTACTGAGATGGGTCAAATGCAGGAGCGGATTACCTCAACCAAGCAAGGCTCGGTTACCTCCGTGCAGGCCGTTTACGTGCCCGCCGACGACTTGACCGACCCCGCCCCGGCAACCACATTTGCCCACCTGGACGCCACCGTTGTGCTGTCCCGCCAGATCTCCGAGCTGGGCATCTATCCGGCTGTGGACCCGCTGGACTCCACGTCCAGGATTATGGACCCCAATATCGTCGGCCAGGAGCACTATGAAACAGCCCGCGGTGTGCAGCTGGTACTGCAGCGCTATAAAGAACTGCAGGACATTATTGCCATTCTGGGTATGGAAGAATTATCGGACGATGATAAAATGACTGTGGCCCGGGCCAGGAAACTGCAGCGTTTCCTCTCCCAGCCCTTCCACGTGGCGGAAACATTTACAGGCTATCCCGGTGCGTATGTATCACTGAAAGACAGTATCCGTGGATTCCAGGAAATCCTGGACGGTAAACACGATGAGCTGCCTGAGGATGCGTTCTACATGGTTGGCACCATTGAGGAGGCAGTAGCCAAGGCCAAAGGTATGGCAGGAGAAGGTGCATAG
- the atpG gene encoding ATP synthase F1 subunit gamma, producing MASLRDLRRRIKSISSTQKITKAMKAVAAAKMRRAQENVLAARPFARRVRDVLGRVGSASVGMKHPLLAVREPQKVAYIIVTADRGLCGGFNANVIKAGVQELKNHPNVDVIAIGRKGRDFYRRRNYSIAQQFVGIGDANLGTANEVAQFVIDKYAAEEYDEVYLIYSQFVNVLVQKPVVQKILPVQPPEGETDEKKVDYIFEPDAESIMGSLLPMYVQNALFQALLETNAGFYSAQMTAMDNATKNAADMIDRLTLSMNRARQAAITTEISEIVGGAAALE from the coding sequence ATGGCTAGTTTGCGCGACCTGCGGCGTCGTATTAAAAGTATCAGCAGTACTCAGAAGATTACCAAGGCTATGAAAGCGGTGGCCGCAGCTAAAATGCGGCGCGCTCAGGAGAATGTGCTGGCTGCCAGGCCCTTCGCACGGCGGGTGCGGGATGTACTGGGCAGGGTTGGCTCTGCTTCCGTAGGTATGAAGCACCCATTACTTGCCGTACGCGAGCCGCAAAAGGTGGCTTATATCATAGTGACCGCGGACCGCGGCCTGTGCGGAGGCTTTAACGCCAATGTTATCAAAGCGGGCGTTCAGGAGTTGAAGAATCACCCGAACGTTGATGTTATAGCTATCGGCCGTAAAGGCAGGGATTTCTATCGCCGCCGCAACTACAGTATTGCTCAGCAATTTGTCGGTATCGGCGACGCCAATCTGGGTACGGCCAATGAGGTTGCCCAGTTTGTTATAGATAAATACGCGGCCGAGGAATATGATGAGGTTTATCTGATTTACAGCCAGTTTGTGAACGTGCTGGTACAAAAACCCGTGGTGCAGAAGATTCTGCCTGTCCAGCCCCCGGAAGGGGAGACCGACGAAAAGAAAGTGGATTACATTTTCGAGCCCGATGCGGAAAGTATTATGGGCAGCTTGTTGCCCATGTATGTGCAAAACGCGCTGTTCCAGGCCCTGCTGGAAACTAATGCCGGCTTCTACAGCGCTCAGATGACGGCTATGGATAATGCCACAAAGAACGCGGCGGATATGATCGACAGGCTGACGCTTTCTATGAACCGTGCCCGTCAGGCCGCCATTACCACAGAAATATCCGAAATTGTCGGCGGCGCTGCCGCTCTTGAGTAA
- the atpA gene encoding F0F1 ATP synthase subunit alpha — translation MNLRPEEISSIIRQQIEKYKAEIEVSDVGTVIQVGDGIARVYGLEECMASELLEFPGGTMGMALNLEEDNIGCVLMGPYTHIKEGDTVKRTGRIISVPVGDAMIGRVVNPLGQPIDGLGPINSDKFRPVERIAPGVIERKSVHQPLQTGLKAVDSMIPIGRGQRELILGDRQTGKTAVAVDAIINQKGKDVICIYVAVGQKNSTVANVQQRLKDTGAMDYTIIVSATASDPAPLLFIAPFAGAAIGEEFMESGRHVLIVYDDLTKQAAAYRELSLLLRRPPGREAYPGDVFNLHSRLLERACKLSDELGAGSMTALPIIETQAGDVSAYIPTNVISITDGQIYLEPDLFNAGVRPAVNVGISVSRVGGAAQIKAMKQVAGTLRLDLAQYRELAAFAQFGSDLDKSTLARLTRGERMVELLKQGQYVPMDVEDQVISIFSAARGFLDDLPVEKVLPFETGLLKFIKANKADVRKELSEKKEISKDFEEKLKAAIKEFKDGFVK, via the coding sequence ATGAATTTGCGACCTGAAGAGATCAGCTCGATCATTCGGCAGCAAATCGAAAAATATAAAGCCGAAATTGAGGTCAGTGACGTTGGCACGGTCATCCAGGTGGGTGACGGTATTGCCAGGGTTTACGGACTGGAAGAATGTATGGCCAGTGAGCTGCTGGAATTCCCCGGCGGCACAATGGGTATGGCGCTGAACCTGGAAGAGGACAACATCGGCTGCGTGCTCATGGGACCCTACACCCACATTAAGGAAGGCGACACTGTTAAACGTACCGGCCGGATTATTTCCGTGCCCGTAGGTGACGCCATGATCGGCCGCGTGGTTAACCCGCTGGGGCAGCCCATTGACGGCCTTGGTCCCATCAATAGTGATAAATTCCGCCCGGTTGAGCGTATTGCTCCCGGTGTTATTGAACGTAAATCAGTGCACCAGCCCCTGCAAACCGGTCTAAAAGCTGTTGACTCCATGATTCCCATCGGCCGCGGCCAGCGGGAATTGATTCTTGGCGACCGCCAAACCGGTAAGACCGCCGTGGCGGTGGACGCTATTATTAACCAAAAGGGTAAAGATGTTATCTGCATTTACGTGGCTGTGGGCCAAAAGAACTCCACCGTGGCTAACGTGCAGCAGAGACTGAAGGACACCGGGGCTATGGATTACACCATCATCGTATCCGCCACCGCGTCCGACCCGGCACCGCTTTTGTTTATCGCTCCCTTTGCGGGCGCCGCTATTGGTGAAGAATTTATGGAAAGCGGCAGGCATGTTCTGATCGTATACGATGACCTGACCAAGCAAGCCGCCGCTTATCGTGAACTTTCCCTGCTGCTGCGCCGTCCGCCCGGACGCGAAGCTTATCCGGGTGACGTATTCAACCTGCACTCCCGCTTGCTGGAGCGTGCCTGTAAGTTGAGTGATGAGCTGGGAGCCGGTTCCATGACCGCGCTGCCCATCATTGAAACCCAGGCCGGTGACGTTTCGGCCTATATTCCCACAAACGTTATTTCCATTACCGACGGCCAGATTTACCTGGAGCCCGATCTGTTCAACGCCGGTGTGCGCCCCGCTGTTAACGTGGGTATCTCCGTATCCCGGGTGGGTGGCGCGGCCCAGATCAAGGCTATGAAACAGGTAGCCGGTACTTTGCGTCTGGACCTGGCCCAGTATCGCGAACTGGCCGCGTTTGCCCAGTTCGGTTCCGACCTGGATAAATCCACCCTGGCCCGTTTAACCCGCGGTGAGCGCATGGTGGAACTGTTAAAGCAGGGCCAGTATGTGCCTATGGACGTTGAAGACCAGGTCATCTCTATTTTCTCAGCCGCCAGAGGTTTCCTTGATGATCTGCCGGTTGAAAAAGTTCTGCCGTTTGAAACAGGCCTGCTTAAGTTTATCAAGGCCAACAAAGCCGACGTTCGTAAGGAACTGAGCGAGAAGAAAGAAATTAGCAAGGATTTCGAAGAGAAGCTCAAAGCTGCCATTAAGGAATTTAAAGACGGCTTTGTCAAGTAA
- the atpH gene encoding ATP synthase F1 subunit delta — translation MLRGAVAGRYAEALYEIAVREKLVDQLESELKAVNNVLNESEPLKKVIVHPRIAATEKKEVLAALFKDRISEITMNFLGFVIDRQREAFLADITEYFTGLANKARNISDVQVTSAVELTKEEKKDMAAAMAKCTGKKVKLAYSVDQGLLGGVVVRIGDKVIDGSVRTRLQTLREHLRQIS, via the coding sequence ATGCTAAGAGGGGCTGTAGCCGGGCGTTATGCCGAAGCGCTTTATGAAATTGCGGTGCGGGAAAAGCTGGTAGATCAGCTGGAGTCGGAATTAAAGGCCGTCAATAACGTGCTTAATGAATCCGAGCCGCTGAAAAAGGTAATTGTCCATCCCCGTATTGCCGCCACTGAGAAAAAGGAAGTGCTGGCCGCCTTATTTAAAGACCGCATTTCTGAAATCACCATGAATTTTCTTGGCTTTGTGATAGACCGCCAGCGTGAAGCATTTTTGGCGGATATTACCGAATATTTTACCGGGTTGGCCAATAAAGCCCGTAATATCAGCGATGTTCAGGTAACTTCGGCGGTAGAGCTCACCAAAGAAGAGAAGAAAGACATGGCCGCCGCCATGGCCAAATGCACCGGTAAAAAAGTCAAGCTTGCCTATAGCGTTGATCAAGGGCTGCTGGGCGGAGTGGTCGTGCGCATTGGTGACAAGGTTATCGACGGAAGCGTGCGCACCCGTTTGCAAACCCTGCGCGAGCACCTCAGACAAATAAGTTAA
- the atpF gene encoding F0F1 ATP synthase subunit B, whose translation MDAIVQVLNLNNTLVAQVFNFIMLLIFLRVVVYPHIVRMLEERQNFIANNVAAAEEERKQAEALRREYLDELQKAKNEAQSIVQKSVKAAEEQAHEIIEAAKAESNRIKESALQDINREKEKAVAELRDQVAALSILVAGKVVSEKITADVQRGMIDDFIKEAGDLPC comes from the coding sequence TTGGATGCCATTGTTCAGGTTTTAAACCTCAATAATACATTGGTGGCGCAAGTTTTTAACTTTATAATGTTACTCATCTTCCTTCGCGTTGTTGTATATCCGCATATCGTCAGAATGCTGGAAGAACGGCAGAATTTTATCGCTAATAATGTGGCCGCTGCCGAAGAGGAAAGAAAACAAGCGGAGGCACTGCGCCGGGAGTATCTGGATGAATTGCAAAAGGCCAAAAACGAGGCCCAAAGCATTGTCCAGAAATCTGTAAAAGCCGCCGAGGAACAAGCTCATGAGATAATTGAGGCGGCCAAGGCGGAATCCAACCGCATTAAAGAATCTGCCTTGCAGGATATAAACAGGGAGAAGGAGAAGGCTGTTGCAGAATTGCGCGACCAGGTGGCTGCATTGTCCATACTGGTGGCCGGTAAAGTTGTCAGTGAAAAAATAACTGCCGACGTACAGCGCGGTATGATTGATGATTTTATTAAAGAGGCAGGGGATCTGCCATGCTAA
- the atpE gene encoding F0F1 ATP synthase subunit C — MDLAAAAAIGTALAVGLASIGAGIGDGLVTGKTVEATARQPELRGSLMTLMFISVGLIEALPIIAVVIAFILMGKMG, encoded by the coding sequence ATGGATTTAGCAGCTGCTGCTGCAATCGGTACTGCTCTGGCCGTAGGTTTGGCTTCCATCGGTGCCGGTATCGGTGACGGTCTTGTAACTGGTAAAACTGTAGAGGCTACAGCTCGTCAGCCTGAACTCAGAGGTAGCCTGATGACCTTAATGTTCATTTCCGTAGGTTTGATCGAGGCACTGCCCATTATCGCCGTTGTTATCGCGTTCATTTTGATGGGTAAAATGGGTTAA
- the atpB gene encoding F0F1 ATP synthase subunit A, which translates to MSAAAGHEASKDILAIVHDNLNVWGFPHDAVNFGFGAMNLKTLVMTWIVMGLIILFTVAATRNMQLKRPGKIQLMVEEMFQFLRGLAYENLDPKKGASLMCLLFSLFIFLLFSNLWGLIPTMMSPTADVNTTLGMALFVFILVQVLGLYYRKLGYFKHFFEPFVFFLPIVLVEELSKPLTLAFRLYGNIYAGEVLIAVLLGLVPLTATIFGGFLASVVWLSFSIFVGFIQAFIFTMLTIAYVSQVTAEHH; encoded by the coding sequence TTGTCTGCAGCCGCAGGTCACGAAGCAAGTAAAGACATCCTGGCCATAGTACACGATAATCTAAACGTATGGGGGTTTCCCCATGACGCGGTGAATTTCGGGTTCGGAGCCATGAACCTGAAAACGCTGGTCATGACCTGGATAGTTATGGGGTTAATTATTCTTTTCACTGTTGCCGCCACCCGTAACATGCAGTTGAAAAGACCAGGCAAGATTCAATTAATGGTGGAGGAAATGTTTCAGTTTTTAAGGGGTCTGGCTTATGAAAACCTTGACCCCAAAAAAGGTGCCAGCTTGATGTGCCTTTTGTTCAGCCTGTTTATTTTTCTTTTGTTCAGCAACCTTTGGGGCCTTATACCGACCATGATGTCGCCCACGGCGGATGTCAACACCACACTTGGTATGGCGCTTTTTGTGTTCATATTGGTGCAGGTGCTGGGACTCTATTACCGCAAGCTCGGTTACTTCAAACACTTTTTTGAACCGTTTGTATTTTTCCTGCCCATCGTTCTTGTTGAAGAATTGTCCAAGCCCTTAACGCTGGCCTTCCGTCTTTACGGCAATATCTACGCCGGTGAAGTACTTATTGCGGTATTGCTGGGGTTGGTCCCCTTGACCGCCACCATTTTCGGCGGGTTCCTGGCATCGGTGGTATGGCTGTCATTCAGTATTTTTGTTGGTTTTATTCAAGCATTCATTTTTACCATGCTGACCATTGCGTATGTATCCCAGGTAACTGCTGAGCATCACTAA
- a CDS encoding ATP synthase subunit I produces the protein MQRPAPIRNIDQQLTRTTRIMGFIILLTLPGLIISPGDALILGFIVGGIFGIINCIFLVKRMNMLVQLMKETDIGQKKAKAFMRAGFYPRMALIVGIIALAGRVDFLSIYGVGAGLLVPTVITVLDANLALYRYYTARDAVDKI, from the coding sequence TTGCAAAGACCGGCGCCCATACGCAATATTGATCAACAACTGACGCGCACGACCAGAATTATGGGTTTTATTATATTGCTGACCCTGCCGGGATTGATTATAAGCCCCGGGGATGCGTTAATTCTGGGGTTTATTGTGGGCGGTATTTTTGGCATTATTAACTGTATCTTTCTGGTAAAAAGAATGAATATGCTCGTTCAGTTAATGAAGGAAACAGATATTGGTCAAAAAAAGGCCAAGGCCTTCATGCGAGCCGGGTTTTACCCCCGCATGGCGCTCATTGTAGGTATTATTGCTTTGGCCGGCCGGGTTGATTTTTTGAGTATTTACGGGGTGGGGGCCGGGCTGCTGGTGCCCACCGTAATTACGGTGCTGGACGCCAATTTGGCGCTATACCGTTATTATACGGCGCGAGATGCCGTTGATAAAATATAA
- a CDS encoding AtpZ/AtpI family protein, which translates to MEKPKSKRSGALTAIAVTTAIGTELAITTLLGFYGGRFLDGKLGTEPWFLVAGVLVGVAAGILGIIQTTQRFFK; encoded by the coding sequence GTGGAAAAACCCAAAAGCAAGAGAAGCGGGGCGTTGACAGCCATAGCCGTCACCACTGCCATTGGCACCGAGCTGGCCATTACGACCCTGTTGGGGTTTTATGGCGGGAGATTTTTAGATGGCAAGCTGGGTACGGAGCCATGGTTTCTGGTGGCGGGTGTTTTAGTTGGCGTAGCCGCGGGCATTCTTGGTATTATTCAAACCACGCAGCGATTTTTTAAATAA
- a CDS encoding IclR family transcriptional regulator, with protein sequence MVKAGDTKVKDKEPGSVRSVERAADILTCLGTSEKTLTEISQETGLSKATAYRILGALQKKDFVAKEEDGGKYFLHWGLVGLLSENISREHRLVQSVQPYMQKLWRYTGETVTLYVRKGYNRVCVAEFVSQHFLKFSVGVGTVVPLSVHTGSPGNLLLAYMAEEEVAEILTQCEQAGLNNDTTERGMLFQELQKIKRQGWASSLGERINGGSSLSVPIWNRHGKVVASLNIFGPSSRLNKEALMGYLDILNECAASISARLGASSEMIRGMNNTG encoded by the coding sequence GTGGTTAAGGCCGGGGATACCAAAGTTAAAGATAAAGAACCCGGGAGTGTACGTTCAGTGGAGCGGGCCGCAGATATTTTAACTTGTTTGGGAACCAGCGAAAAAACCCTCACTGAGATTAGCCAGGAAACAGGCCTGAGTAAGGCTACCGCGTATCGCATTCTGGGCGCGCTGCAAAAGAAGGATTTTGTGGCTAAAGAAGAAGACGGCGGCAAATATTTTTTACATTGGGGACTGGTGGGTTTATTGTCGGAAAACATTTCCCGTGAGCACCGGTTGGTACAGTCCGTGCAGCCCTATATGCAAAAATTATGGCGTTACACCGGCGAAACAGTAACTTTATACGTGCGCAAAGGGTATAACAGGGTGTGTGTGGCCGAATTCGTCAGCCAGCATTTTCTCAAATTTTCCGTAGGGGTGGGCACAGTTGTGCCGTTAAGCGTGCATACCGGTTCACCCGGCAATCTTTTGCTGGCCTATATGGCGGAGGAAGAGGTAGCTGAAATATTAACGCAGTGTGAGCAGGCCGGGCTGAATAATGACACCACCGAGCGTGGTATGTTGTTTCAGGAACTGCAGAAAATAAAGAGGCAAGGCTGGGCCAGTAGTCTTGGCGAGCGAATTAACGGTGGTTCCAGCTTGTCGGTGCCCATTTGGAACCGCCACGGCAAAGTAGTGGCGTCTTTAAATATATTTGGTCCCAGCAGCCGGCTGAATAAAGAAGCTCTGATGGGCTATCTGGATATTTTAAATGAATGCGCGGCATCCATATCCGCCCGGCTGGGCGCTTCGTCCGAGATGATAAGGGGGATGAATAATACCGGCTAA